The following are encoded together in the Arcticibacterium luteifluviistationis genome:
- a CDS encoding CotH kinase family protein translates to MIRFTLFSLLLLFTKASFGQVSVFTYGSNWNYFDQGNVNNSTWADSTFDDSSWADGFGTLGYGFSSGINHEVSYGSSGTNKHITTYFRKKIEVWDDGPILVEMKVSSGAVFYLNGMEIYRYNLPAGSIEHNTTSSAYYSGLPTVSFLIPSNLFDIGSNQFAVEIHQYSATNSSMGFDCQMTQDLNYTASPKIYINEIMSSNGQTSVDDEGNSSDWIEIFNTTASSIDLEGYYFTDDPSDKTKFEIEESVIIPANSRLIFWANGKTNPEGTYLDLGLSSKGEHLALIAPDEVTIIDSVSFPALKTDISYGRRFDGDSIWRYFQPASFDNVNNPYQAFLGILEAPTFSHNGGFHSNPFNLVLSHEDSGIDILYTLDGSSPNYSHIEPKTYSYKMHYSSNSLLEGQMASQFYNGPIYIQDRSVEDNRISAIPTANKHVSINSYLPDYKVNKSSPVRAQAFKEGYISSEVVTNTFFVNGTGQNPYDIAVVSLNTNEDLLFEYDYGIHVNGSGFPNYFDTTEIPMSFEFIEDNSLTFSQNLGAKLHGGSSKEHPLKSFRLYARSEYDKNNSVDYPLFDDQSVPSLKRFILRNSGNDFSIDNPDRSLMFKDAFVHKSVKNLGFETQDYKPTVTYLNGEFWGILNLRERFDRFYFENKYGIEEEDLDLIKYLNEVKSGTLDNYHDLLDYFQNNNDFASNPARMAFAEANIDLDNYIDYQITQIFYNNLDWPPNNTMHWRMSNPAKISSEYGMDGKWRWVLFDTDYSMLNQNEKISDAKNEQLIFRRLMLNSDFQERFTLRYFDLLNTTYKTNRLLNMIDDMAENIENAIDDHIDRWRGVASMTEWQNSINEVKTFVTNRPSLERNVLKNMLAKSGLHEVTLNINSASKGFIKINTVDINENTEGINTTVYPWNGQYLNNLAIKLIAKPKLGYKFDHWQYNGQNLTDSIIYINSSTDYEVIAFFEDDFVSENPLPASKDLSNCLYSLEEWDSQSAEGTFPPNMVFVYMDEEEPEIDAEISGFTSGSYDHTSKTRINGLGENGISFVNTGSGQSGYEETSIGGAVLALSTIGYDSLTLEFTAGTVKSKSRAYNLRLEYRIGDKFSFSPFLHNNQELIYERSETNGHETNYSLSLPDTLLNQEYIQFFWRYYYTGIRHDAESGSRDEIRLDDISVKRVKHVNNSSFDSNTIENFDFIRLEDLTLQEPSVDVNANNAIILGVGFDSGETIFKAEIESCE, encoded by the coding sequence ATGATTCGATTTACCTTATTTTCACTCTTACTCCTTTTTACAAAAGCCTCATTTGGCCAAGTTTCTGTTTTTACCTACGGTTCTAATTGGAATTACTTTGATCAGGGTAATGTCAATAATTCTACGTGGGCAGACTCAACTTTTGATGATAGCAGTTGGGCAGATGGTTTTGGGACATTAGGATACGGTTTTAGTAGCGGCATAAACCATGAAGTCTCTTATGGTTCCAGCGGTACTAATAAACATATAACCACCTATTTTAGGAAAAAAATAGAAGTTTGGGATGATGGACCCATTTTGGTTGAAATGAAGGTAAGTAGTGGTGCAGTATTTTACCTAAATGGTATGGAGATTTACAGGTACAATTTACCCGCAGGAAGCATTGAACATAATACCACTTCTTCGGCTTATTATAGCGGACTTCCTACGGTCTCATTCCTAATTCCTTCTAATCTTTTTGATATTGGAAGCAACCAGTTTGCAGTTGAAATACATCAATATTCTGCCACAAATTCTAGTATGGGGTTTGATTGCCAGATGACCCAAGACCTGAATTACACTGCCAGCCCTAAGATATACATTAATGAGATTATGTCTTCTAATGGACAAACTTCTGTTGACGATGAGGGAAACTCTTCAGATTGGATTGAGATTTTTAATACTACAGCAAGCAGTATAGATTTAGAAGGTTATTATTTTACAGATGACCCTTCAGACAAAACTAAATTTGAAATAGAAGAAAGCGTAATAATTCCTGCTAATTCCCGTCTTATTTTTTGGGCTAACGGAAAAACAAACCCAGAAGGAACATACCTAGACCTTGGGCTTTCTTCAAAAGGAGAGCATCTAGCTCTGATTGCACCAGATGAGGTTACCATCATAGATTCGGTAAGCTTTCCAGCTTTAAAAACGGATATATCATATGGAAGACGTTTTGATGGCGACAGTATTTGGAGATATTTTCAACCTGCCTCTTTTGATAACGTTAATAACCCTTACCAAGCCTTCTTAGGAATTCTGGAGGCTCCTACTTTCTCTCATAATGGAGGCTTTCATTCAAATCCTTTTAATCTAGTTCTTTCTCATGAAGACTCTGGCATTGACATTCTATATACTTTGGACGGTTCCTCTCCAAATTATAGCCATATAGAGCCTAAAACTTATTCGTATAAAATGCACTACAGTTCCAATAGCTTATTAGAAGGACAAATGGCGTCACAATTTTACAACGGCCCAATTTATATACAAGATCGAAGTGTAGAGGATAATAGAATCAGTGCCATTCCCACGGCAAACAAGCATGTATCCATAAACTCATATCTCCCAGATTATAAAGTCAATAAGTCCAGTCCAGTAAGAGCACAGGCTTTTAAAGAAGGCTATATTTCTAGTGAAGTAGTAACTAATACTTTCTTTGTTAACGGTACAGGACAAAACCCTTACGACATAGCCGTAGTGTCCCTAAATACAAACGAAGATTTACTTTTTGAGTACGATTACGGTATTCATGTAAATGGATCTGGTTTCCCTAACTATTTTGATACTACTGAAATACCCATGAGTTTCGAATTTATAGAAGACAACTCGCTGACTTTTAGTCAAAATCTAGGAGCTAAACTTCATGGAGGTTCTTCTAAAGAGCATCCTTTAAAATCCTTTAGATTATATGCCCGAAGTGAATATGATAAAAATAATTCCGTAGACTATCCCTTATTTGATGACCAGAGTGTTCCTTCTCTAAAACGTTTTATTTTAAGAAACTCTGGAAACGATTTTTCTATCGACAATCCAGACCGGTCTCTTATGTTTAAAGATGCCTTTGTACATAAATCTGTCAAAAACTTAGGCTTTGAAACTCAAGATTATAAACCAACGGTAACCTACCTCAATGGAGAATTCTGGGGGATACTAAATCTTAGAGAGCGATTTGATCGTTTTTATTTTGAGAACAAATACGGCATTGAAGAGGAAGATTTAGATCTCATTAAATATTTAAATGAAGTCAAGTCTGGTACTTTAGATAACTATCACGATCTGCTCGATTACTTCCAAAACAACAATGACTTTGCAAGCAATCCCGCCCGAATGGCCTTTGCCGAAGCCAACATTGATTTAGATAACTATATTGACTATCAAATAACCCAAATTTTCTATAACAATCTTGATTGGCCGCCGAACAATACCATGCATTGGCGAATGAGTAATCCTGCCAAAATTAGTAGTGAATATGGGATGGATGGTAAATGGAGATGGGTACTTTTTGACACTGATTATAGTATGTTAAATCAAAATGAAAAAATATCTGATGCGAAGAATGAACAATTAATTTTCAGGAGATTGATGCTGAATAGTGATTTTCAAGAACGCTTCACACTCAGGTATTTTGACCTTTTAAATACTACTTATAAAACGAATAGGTTACTGAACATGATAGATGATATGGCGGAAAATATTGAAAACGCTATTGACGATCACATAGATAGATGGAGAGGTGTGGCCTCCATGACAGAGTGGCAAAATTCAATAAATGAGGTCAAAACCTTTGTTACAAACAGACCGTCTTTAGAAAGAAATGTTCTAAAAAACATGTTAGCTAAATCTGGCCTGCATGAAGTTACACTTAATATTAACAGTGCGTCTAAAGGCTTTATAAAAATCAATACGGTTGACATTAATGAAAACACCGAAGGGATTAACACCACGGTATATCCTTGGAACGGTCAATACCTAAATAATCTTGCTATAAAATTAATAGCCAAACCCAAGCTGGGGTACAAATTTGACCACTGGCAATATAATGGTCAAAACCTTACAGACTCTATCATTTATATTAACTCCAGTACGGATTACGAAGTAATAGCTTTCTTTGAAGACGATTTCGTTTCAGAAAATCCATTACCAGCATCTAAAGATTTATCTAACTGCCTGTATAGTTTGGAGGAATGGGATAGTCAGTCTGCTGAAGGTACATTTCCTCCTAATATGGTCTTTGTTTATATGGATGAGGAAGAGCCAGAAATAGATGCAGAAATTAGTGGATTTACTTCAGGAAGTTATGACCATACTTCAAAAACCAGAATAAATGGATTAGGAGAAAATGGTATATCTTTTGTAAATACAGGTAGCGGACAAAGTGGTTATGAGGAAACCAGTATTGGTGGAGCGGTATTGGCACTTAGTACCATTGGATACGATTCATTAACGCTAGAATTCACGGCAGGAACAGTTAAATCTAAATCAAGAGCATATAATCTTAGACTAGAATATAGAATAGGGGACAAATTCTCGTTTAGTCCTTTTTTACATAACAATCAAGAGCTAATTTATGAAAGAAGCGAAACCAATGGGCATGAAACAAATTACTCTTTAAGCCTTCCTGATACACTTCTAAATCAAGAGTACATCCAATTCTTCTGGCGTTATTATTACACGGGAATAAGGCACGATGCGGAAAGTGGTTCACGAGATGAAATAAGACTAGATGACATTAGTGTGAAAAGAGTTAAACATGTAAATAACTCATCTTTTGATAGTAATACAATTGAAAATTTCGATTTTATAAGACTAGAAGATTTAACCCTACAAGAACCGAGTGTGGATGTCAATGCTAATAATGCCATCATTTTAGGAGTTGGCTTCGACTCTGGGGAAACTATTTTTAAAGCCGAGATAGAATCTTGCGAGTAA
- a CDS encoding LLM class flavin-dependent oxidoreductase yields MEIGIDSFAAAPVDKSVSSAQAMAELIDRMAFADQMGLNVFGIGQHYRKDFLDSAPSMILAAAAARTENIILTSAVTVLSSSDPVREFQNYATLDLISQGRAEMVVGRGSFIESFPLFGFRLDDYDELFAEKLELLLQIRDNETVTWKGRFRAQLHKQSVYPRPMQEKLPIWLGVGGTPASFKRAGHLGLPLMVAIIGGETHRFRPLIDAYRKAGAEAGHSPESLKVGIHSLGYVGKTADIAIDTYYPGYAKMFTEIGKERGWPPVTKDRFDDQNSHYGSMIVGNPAEVAEKILRHSEALGGISRFTFQMDAGMNHEQLMSAIELIGKEVIPLVNKA; encoded by the coding sequence ATGGAAATAGGAATAGATAGTTTTGCAGCAGCACCGGTAGATAAAAGCGTCTCATCGGCTCAAGCAATGGCTGAACTCATTGACAGAATGGCCTTTGCAGACCAAATGGGTTTAAATGTTTTTGGTATTGGTCAGCATTACCGAAAAGACTTCCTAGATTCTGCCCCTAGTATGATATTGGCGGCAGCGGCAGCTAGAACGGAAAACATCATTCTTACTTCTGCGGTAACTGTTTTGAGTTCGTCTGACCCGGTCAGGGAATTTCAAAACTACGCAACTTTAGATTTGATATCTCAGGGCAGAGCAGAGATGGTGGTAGGTCGTGGTTCATTTATAGAATCATTTCCACTTTTTGGCTTTCGACTAGATGATTATGATGAGCTTTTTGCTGAAAAACTAGAACTCCTCCTTCAAATCCGTGATAACGAAACTGTGACTTGGAAAGGACGGTTTAGAGCACAACTTCATAAACAATCGGTTTACCCAAGACCGATGCAAGAGAAATTGCCAATTTGGTTAGGCGTGGGTGGTACCCCCGCATCATTTAAACGTGCTGGGCATTTAGGTTTGCCGCTCATGGTGGCTATTATCGGTGGCGAAACACACCGTTTCCGTCCATTGATAGACGCTTACAGAAAAGCAGGTGCAGAAGCAGGGCATTCGCCTGAAAGCTTAAAAGTAGGAATTCACTCTTTAGGCTATGTGGGAAAAACAGCCGACATCGCTATTGACACTTATTACCCAGGCTACGCCAAAATGTTTACAGAAATAGGGAAAGAGCGTGGCTGGCCACCTGTTACCAAAGATAGATTTGATGACCAAAACAGCCATTATGGTTCTATGATAGTTGGAAATCCAGCTGAGGTAGCCGAAAAAATATTACGCCATAGTGAAGCACTGGGAGGTATCAGCAGATTTACTTTTCAGATGGATGCTGGCATGAATCACGAGCAACTAATGTCTGCCATTGAATTGATAGGAAAAGAGGTTATTCCTTTGGTGAACAAGGCTTAA
- a CDS encoding TfoX/Sxy family protein, translating into MAYDEYLADRIRQSLKEKKTHFEEMKMMGGLCFKVDDKMLCGIHIDKKFGDSLLMARIGEEAYETEIKKENVLPMDFTGRPMKGYVFVTPLGMDSEEDLSYWVDKMLAFNPLAKATKKKKLKKKNS; encoded by the coding sequence ATGGCTTACGACGAATACCTAGCAGACCGAATAAGACAAAGTCTAAAAGAGAAGAAAACCCATTTTGAAGAAATGAAAATGATGGGAGGCCTATGTTTTAAAGTCGATGATAAAATGCTCTGTGGTATTCATATCGACAAGAAATTTGGCGATAGCCTTTTGATGGCAAGAATAGGGGAGGAGGCGTATGAGACAGAGATTAAAAAGGAAAATGTTTTACCTATGGATTTCACTGGCAGGCCAATGAAGGGTTATGTTTTTGTGACACCCTTAGGCATGGATTCCGAGGAAGATTTGTCTTACTGGGTAGATAAAATGCTCGCTTTTAATCCTCTCGCTAAAGCAACGAAAAAGAAGAAGCTCAAGAAAAAGAATTCTTGA
- a CDS encoding TonB-dependent receptor, with product MKKYILIFIGVLASQIGFAQQTNSVRGTVKAVLTEAPLEKATVRVIGSDLNTKTDEDGTFIFQKVPTGRLELEISMVGYTKQVVKELVLAANKELVLTILLEESTRDLEGVTVTAASPNLSGAKTSLQSITVEQVMRFPATFFDPARLALSFPGVANANDQANGMSIRGNNPTGLQWRLEGMEIVNPNHTANAGTFSDQATSNAGGVVMVSAQMMGNTNFLTGAFPAQYGNALSGIMDMRLRKGNNQKYEHTAQVGLIGVDLASEGPINKKTGSSYLVNYRYSFTGLLALGGLTFGGETIKFQDLAINLSFPNEKLGDFTLFGMGGLNSNDFAFDDEEGLGPELEKDQYVINYKGKMAAVGATHTKHFKGTYLWKNALVYSGLRNERIQDAGEAATINVTPLEDIMQSSKLSFSSILSHRVNGASSLKGGVYVTYSQDSLLSRQNGLAGLYTSWVLEPFVQWNTNIGKAGNLVLGVHNLNYTATKTSTIEPRAAFGYQINAKNDINLAYGFHSQLNSPWLNDQVADIKPILAHHFVLSEETKLNNSSSLKTEVYYQALSNALSPRFDSNNKFFSGLNMSDFIFPFDVSQNGKGRNYGLEVGYQKFLDKGLFALINATLYKSEFQAADGEYYETKFSGNHIVNVTLGKEWDLKKERVFGANLRMVWMGGFRNYEINLEASELQGKTVFDYTKELTERLPDYFRPDIRVYLKKSKKKYNTMLSLDIQNVANYANVAFDYYDVFQKKVVRKNQLGMVPMLNYRWEF from the coding sequence TTGAAAAAGTATATTTTAATTTTTATAGGTGTTTTAGCTTCGCAAATAGGTTTTGCTCAGCAAACCAACAGCGTTAGAGGAACAGTGAAAGCTGTGTTGACAGAAGCTCCATTGGAGAAAGCCACGGTGCGTGTAATTGGTTCTGATTTAAACACCAAAACAGACGAAGACGGGACGTTTATTTTTCAAAAAGTACCAACAGGACGTTTGGAGTTAGAAATCTCTATGGTAGGTTATACCAAACAGGTAGTGAAAGAACTCGTTTTAGCGGCGAATAAAGAATTGGTTTTGACTATTCTTTTAGAGGAGTCTACCAGAGATTTAGAAGGTGTGACGGTTACGGCCGCCAGTCCAAATTTATCTGGAGCTAAAACTAGTTTACAAAGCATTACGGTAGAGCAGGTCATGCGTTTTCCTGCTACTTTCTTTGACCCAGCTCGTTTAGCTCTGTCTTTTCCAGGGGTGGCAAATGCCAACGACCAAGCTAATGGGATGAGTATTAGAGGGAATAATCCAACAGGTTTGCAGTGGCGATTAGAAGGAATGGAAATAGTGAATCCGAATCATACAGCTAATGCAGGTACTTTTTCTGACCAAGCTACCTCTAATGCAGGTGGCGTGGTTATGGTGTCGGCTCAGATGATGGGGAATACTAATTTCTTGACAGGTGCTTTTCCTGCCCAGTATGGAAATGCCCTATCGGGAATTATGGATATGCGACTTCGCAAAGGGAATAATCAAAAATATGAGCATACGGCTCAGGTTGGTTTAATAGGAGTTGATTTGGCTTCAGAAGGTCCTATCAATAAGAAAACAGGAAGTAGCTATTTGGTAAATTATAGATATTCTTTCACAGGACTTTTGGCTTTGGGTGGATTGACCTTTGGTGGTGAAACTATTAAGTTTCAAGATTTAGCCATTAACCTAAGCTTCCCAAATGAAAAACTAGGCGACTTTACGCTTTTTGGAATGGGGGGGCTGAATTCAAATGATTTCGCTTTTGATGATGAAGAAGGTTTGGGGCCAGAGTTAGAAAAAGACCAATATGTAATTAATTATAAAGGGAAAATGGCGGCTGTGGGAGCCACACATACTAAACATTTTAAGGGCACCTATTTATGGAAAAATGCTTTGGTTTATTCGGGTCTTAGAAACGAGAGAATTCAGGATGCCGGAGAAGCAGCCACTATTAATGTGACACCTTTAGAAGACATTATGCAGTCTAGTAAGCTGTCTTTCTCTAGTATTTTAAGTCATAGAGTAAATGGTGCTAGTAGTTTAAAAGGTGGTGTTTATGTCACTTATTCGCAAGATTCATTACTGTCTCGGCAGAATGGTTTGGCGGGCTTATACACATCTTGGGTGTTAGAGCCATTTGTGCAGTGGAATACCAATATAGGCAAGGCAGGGAACTTGGTGCTGGGTGTGCATAACCTGAATTATACTGCTACCAAAACAAGTACAATAGAGCCAAGAGCAGCTTTTGGTTATCAAATAAATGCTAAGAACGATATCAATCTGGCATACGGATTTCATTCGCAACTGAACTCTCCATGGTTAAATGACCAAGTAGCAGACATCAAACCTATTTTGGCTCATCATTTTGTACTGAGTGAAGAAACTAAATTGAATAATTCATCTTCTTTAAAAACGGAGGTTTATTATCAGGCCTTATCAAATGCATTGAGTCCAAGGTTTGATAGCAATAATAAGTTTTTCTCAGGTTTAAATATGAGCGATTTTATTTTTCCTTTTGATGTGAGTCAAAACGGAAAAGGAAGAAACTATGGTTTGGAAGTAGGCTATCAAAAATTCTTGGACAAAGGGCTTTTTGCTTTGATAAATGCCACGCTTTATAAATCAGAATTTCAAGCTGCCGATGGCGAATATTATGAAACCAAATTTAGTGGAAACCACATTGTCAATGTGACGCTTGGTAAAGAGTGGGATTTGAAAAAAGAGCGTGTTTTTGGAGCTAATCTCCGTATGGTTTGGATGGGTGGTTTCAGAAACTATGAAATCAATTTGGAAGCCTCTGAGTTGCAAGGGAAAACGGTGTTTGATTATACTAAAGAGCTTACAGAACGCCTTCCTGATTACTTTAGACCTGACATTAGAGTATACCTTAAAAAGTCAAAGAAGAAGTATAATACCATGCTCTCTTTAGATATTCAGAATGTGGCAAATTATGCCAATGTAGCTTTTGATTACTATGACGTTTTCCAAAAGAAAGTAGTCCGTAAAAATCAATTAGGCATGGTGCCTATGCTGAATTATCGTTGGGAGTTTTAG